A window of the Gemmatirosa kalamazoonensis genome harbors these coding sequences:
- a CDS encoding aldo/keto reductase has product MQSPTISLNDGRAIPQLGLGVWQIPNDETTAVVRAALDVGYRSIDTAALYHNEEGVGRAVREGGVPRDELFVTTKLWQDRHDDAERAFDESLRRLGLDYVDLYLIHWPAPGQNRYVEAWRSLVRLRESGRARSVGVSNFNVDHLERIIDATGVVPAVNQVELHPRFQQRALRAFHEQRGIATESWSPLGQGGVLRDPTVGEIARRHGRTPAQVVIRWHLDSGLVVIPKSVHAKRLRENFASLDFRLGEDDMRRIEGLDRRDGRMGLDPATFG; this is encoded by the coding sequence ATGCAGAGCCCGACCATCTCCCTGAACGACGGCCGCGCGATCCCGCAGCTCGGACTCGGCGTGTGGCAGATCCCGAACGACGAGACGACGGCCGTGGTGCGCGCCGCGCTCGACGTCGGCTACCGCTCCATCGACACTGCGGCGCTGTACCACAACGAGGAGGGCGTCGGACGCGCGGTGCGCGAGGGCGGCGTGCCGCGCGACGAGCTGTTCGTGACGACGAAGCTGTGGCAGGACCGGCACGACGACGCCGAGCGCGCGTTCGACGAGAGCCTGCGGCGGCTCGGGCTCGACTACGTGGACCTGTATCTCATCCACTGGCCCGCGCCGGGGCAGAACCGGTACGTCGAGGCGTGGCGCTCGCTCGTGCGGCTGCGCGAGAGCGGGCGCGCGCGCTCGGTCGGCGTGTCGAACTTCAACGTCGACCATCTGGAGCGCATCATCGACGCGACGGGCGTCGTGCCGGCGGTGAACCAGGTGGAGCTGCACCCGCGCTTCCAGCAGCGCGCGCTGCGTGCGTTCCACGAGCAGCGCGGCATCGCCACCGAGTCGTGGAGCCCGTTAGGCCAGGGCGGGGTGCTGCGCGACCCGACCGTCGGTGAGATCGCGCGCAGGCACGGCCGCACGCCGGCGCAGGTCGTGATCCGCTGGCACCTCGACTCGGGGCTCGTCGTGATCCCGAAGAGCGTGCATGCGAAGCGGCTGCGCGAGAACTTCGCGTCGCTCGACTTCCGGCTCGGCGAAGACGACATGCGGCGCATCGAGGGGCTCGACCGACGGGACGGGCGGATGGGGCTGGATCCGGCCACGTTCGGGTGA
- a CDS encoding sodium:solute symporter has product MHPLNWAVVIGWLAYVAIDGLRRARGTKHLEGYLLASRSLPWWAVGLSVMATQLSAITMIGTTGQGAVDGMRFVQFYFGLPVAMVILGVTLVPFLHGAKVYTAYEYLERRFDAKTRALTAFLFLLSRGMSCGTILAAPAVVFSAVFGWPLGWCVAFMGVPTVLYTVLGGVQAVTWADVKQMALVTVAIVAVVTTLLVRIPVSPSAALHIAGAAGRLQAFDFTPSLTNTYTFWSGIIGGTFLMLSYFGTDQSQVQRYLTARSVGEARNSLLISAYWKIPLQAMILLIGVLVFVFYQFEPSPMLFNPAHAHRAQQAAPAAYGALQARYDAALGARRAAADALARADDAGDRAANAAAVAAFRMQDSAVASVRAQALALVDSTVHEPSKDVNYIIPRFVLEQLPLGLAGLFIAGVMAAAMSAIAAELNSLATATVIDFYRRWVRPEAPDAHFLNVSKAATAFWGLFACGVATFAATLGSLIEVVNRFGSFFYGSILGVFLLAMIRQASAAGAFVGLIAGMSAVAAVNFGAPKVSFLWHNVIGAVVVVIVGMVVTLVTGTRRTA; this is encoded by the coding sequence ATGCACCCTTTGAACTGGGCGGTCGTGATCGGCTGGCTCGCGTACGTCGCGATCGACGGGCTGCGCCGCGCGCGCGGCACGAAGCACCTCGAGGGATATCTGCTCGCGAGCCGCAGCCTCCCGTGGTGGGCGGTCGGCCTCTCCGTCATGGCGACGCAGCTCTCCGCCATCACGATGATCGGCACGACCGGACAGGGCGCGGTCGACGGCATGCGCTTCGTGCAGTTCTACTTCGGGCTGCCGGTCGCGATGGTGATCCTCGGCGTCACGCTCGTGCCGTTCCTGCACGGCGCGAAGGTGTACACGGCGTACGAGTACCTCGAGCGGCGCTTCGACGCGAAGACGCGCGCGCTCACCGCGTTCCTGTTCCTGCTGTCGCGCGGCATGTCGTGCGGGACGATCCTCGCCGCGCCCGCGGTGGTGTTCTCCGCCGTGTTCGGCTGGCCGCTCGGCTGGTGCGTGGCGTTCATGGGCGTGCCGACGGTGCTCTACACGGTGCTCGGCGGCGTGCAGGCGGTGACGTGGGCCGACGTGAAGCAGATGGCGCTCGTCACCGTGGCGATCGTCGCGGTGGTCACGACGCTGCTCGTCCGCATCCCCGTCTCGCCGAGCGCCGCGCTGCACATCGCCGGTGCGGCGGGACGACTGCAGGCGTTCGACTTCACGCCCAGCCTCACGAACACGTACACGTTCTGGTCGGGGATCATCGGCGGCACGTTCCTCATGCTGTCGTACTTCGGCACCGACCAGAGCCAGGTGCAGCGCTACCTCACGGCGCGCTCGGTCGGCGAGGCGCGCAACTCGCTCCTCATCAGCGCGTACTGGAAGATCCCGCTGCAGGCGATGATCCTGCTCATCGGCGTGCTGGTGTTCGTGTTCTATCAGTTCGAGCCGTCGCCGATGCTGTTCAATCCCGCGCACGCGCACCGCGCGCAGCAGGCCGCGCCCGCGGCGTACGGCGCGCTGCAGGCGCGCTACGATGCCGCGCTCGGGGCGCGCCGAGCCGCCGCCGACGCGCTCGCGCGTGCCGACGACGCGGGCGACCGGGCCGCGAACGCGGCGGCGGTAGCGGCGTTCCGCATGCAGGACTCCGCGGTCGCGTCGGTGCGCGCGCAGGCGCTCGCGCTCGTCGACAGCACGGTGCACGAGCCGTCCAAGGACGTGAACTACATCATCCCGCGCTTCGTGCTCGAGCAGCTGCCGCTGGGCCTCGCGGGGCTGTTCATCGCCGGCGTGATGGCGGCGGCGATGTCGGCGATCGCCGCGGAGCTGAACTCGCTCGCCACCGCGACGGTGATCGACTTCTACCGCCGCTGGGTGCGCCCGGAGGCGCCGGACGCGCACTTCCTGAACGTATCGAAGGCCGCGACGGCGTTCTGGGGGCTGTTCGCCTGCGGCGTCGCGACGTTCGCGGCGACGTTAGGCTCGCTCATCGAGGTCGTGAACCGCTTCGGCTCGTTCTTCTACGGCTCCATCCTCGGCGTCTTCCTGCTCGCCATGATCCGTCAGGCGTCGGCGGCGGGCGCGTTCGTGGGACTCATCGCTGGCATGAGCGCCGTCGCCGCGGTGAACTTCGGCGCGCCGAAGGTCAGCTTCCTCTGGCACAACGTCATCGGCGCGGTCGTCGTGGTGATCGTGGGGATGGTCGTCACGCTGGTCACGGGGACTAGGCGAACGGCATGA
- a CDS encoding SDR family NAD(P)-dependent oxidoreductase: MAQQQTGPHPLAVVTGASSGIGLELARVFAEHGYDLVICAEDDGITGAAVELRATGARVDAVRADLATAYGVDRLYDRVRQIGAVDALAINAGVGVGGAFVDNDLAEELRLIDLNVVSVVRLAKYMVKDMVARGEGRILFTSSIAAEMPAPFLAVYGASKAFVQSFAEALRNEVKDTNVVITALQPGPTDTNFFERAHMMDTKAATGSKSDPATVARAAFDALMKGKDHVVVGAKNKVQSTLAQVLPETVTAEMHRKQTEPGSADR; the protein is encoded by the coding sequence ATGGCACAGCAACAGACCGGCCCGCATCCTCTCGCCGTCGTCACCGGCGCCTCCAGCGGCATCGGCCTCGAGCTCGCGCGGGTCTTCGCCGAGCATGGGTACGATCTCGTCATCTGCGCCGAGGACGACGGGATCACCGGCGCGGCGGTGGAGCTGCGCGCGACCGGCGCCCGCGTCGACGCGGTGCGCGCCGACCTCGCCACCGCCTACGGCGTGGACCGCCTCTACGACCGCGTGCGGCAGATCGGCGCCGTCGATGCGCTCGCGATCAACGCCGGCGTCGGCGTCGGCGGCGCGTTCGTCGACAATGACCTCGCCGAGGAGCTCCGGCTCATCGACCTCAACGTCGTCTCGGTCGTGCGGCTCGCGAAGTACATGGTGAAGGACATGGTCGCGCGCGGCGAGGGCCGCATCCTGTTCACGTCGTCCATCGCTGCCGAGATGCCGGCGCCGTTCCTCGCCGTGTACGGGGCCTCGAAGGCGTTCGTGCAGTCGTTCGCCGAGGCGCTGCGCAACGAGGTGAAGGACACGAACGTGGTCATCACCGCGCTGCAGCCCGGGCCGACCGACACGAACTTCTTCGAGCGCGCGCACATGATGGACACGAAGGCCGCTACGGGGAGCAAGTCGGACCCGGCCACCGTCGCGCGCGCCGCGTTCGACGCGCTCATGAAGGGCAAGGACCACGTCGTCGTCGGCGCGAAGAACAAGGTGCAGAGCACGCTCGCGCAGGTGCTGCCGGAGACGGTGACGGCGGAGATGCACCGCAAGCAGACGGAGCCCGGCTCGGCGGATCGTTAG
- a CDS encoding M20/M25/M40 family metallo-hydrolase, which translates to MRLRPLALLAALTVARIAAAQTPGARARAAAETYRDAHEGTILREFSDLLALPNVARDSADIRRNADFLLAMLGKRGFTNTRLLTVPGGPPAVYGELPSPGATRTLVLYAHYDGQPLDPKQWTSPPWQPVLRDREPKDGGKVIALPNDGQHADPQARLYARSAGDDKASIMAMLAAVDAMRAAGTAPSVNLKVFFEGEEEAGSAHLRQILETYRSQLTGDGWLFCDGPVHQSGRQQVVFGQRGVTEAELTVYGPTRALHSGHYGNWAPNPGVMLANLIASMRDDDGRIKIAGYYDDVRPITPAERRAIAALPAYDDTLRRALGLGRTEANGAPLAERLMLPALNLRGIRVGGVRETGSNTIATEAYASFDLRLVPNQTPERVQRLFEAHLARQGWFVTHDSATTAVRLAHPKVVRVQWGSGYPASRAPMDGPFGRAVIAALRDGAAEPPLVIPTTGGSGPAYLFEQVLKVPMISLPIANFDDNQHAADENLKLKNLWDGIETYAALLAGMGKTWGAAVTP; encoded by the coding sequence ATGCGCCTCCGACCACTCGCACTCCTCGCCGCGCTCACCGTCGCACGGATCGCCGCGGCCCAGACGCCCGGCGCCCGGGCCCGCGCCGCTGCCGAGACGTATCGCGACGCGCACGAGGGCACGATCCTTCGCGAGTTCTCGGACCTGCTCGCGCTCCCCAACGTCGCGCGCGACTCGGCCGACATCCGGCGCAACGCCGACTTCCTGCTCGCGATGCTCGGTAAGCGCGGGTTCACGAACACGAGGCTGCTCACCGTCCCCGGCGGCCCGCCCGCGGTGTACGGCGAGCTGCCGAGCCCCGGCGCCACGCGCACGCTCGTGCTCTACGCGCACTACGACGGCCAGCCGCTCGACCCGAAGCAGTGGACGTCGCCGCCGTGGCAGCCGGTGCTCCGCGACCGCGAGCCGAAGGACGGCGGCAAGGTCATCGCGCTGCCTAACGATGGGCAGCACGCCGATCCGCAGGCGCGTCTCTACGCCCGCTCGGCCGGCGACGACAAGGCGTCGATCATGGCGATGCTCGCCGCCGTCGACGCGATGCGCGCCGCGGGCACCGCGCCATCGGTGAACCTCAAGGTCTTCTTCGAGGGCGAGGAGGAGGCCGGCTCCGCGCACCTGCGGCAGATCCTCGAGACGTACCGGTCGCAGCTCACCGGCGACGGCTGGCTGTTCTGCGACGGGCCGGTGCATCAGAGCGGCCGTCAGCAGGTGGTGTTCGGGCAGCGCGGCGTCACGGAGGCGGAGCTCACCGTCTACGGCCCCACGCGCGCGCTGCACAGCGGCCACTACGGCAACTGGGCGCCGAACCCCGGCGTCATGCTCGCGAACCTCATCGCGAGCATGCGCGACGACGACGGCCGCATCAAGATCGCCGGCTACTACGACGACGTGCGCCCGATCACGCCCGCCGAGCGCCGCGCGATCGCCGCGCTCCCCGCGTACGACGACACGCTGCGCCGAGCGTTAGGCCTCGGCCGCACCGAGGCGAACGGCGCGCCGCTGGCCGAGCGGCTCATGCTGCCGGCGCTCAACCTGCGCGGCATCCGCGTCGGCGGCGTGCGCGAGACGGGGTCGAACACCATCGCCACCGAGGCGTACGCGTCGTTCGACCTGCGGCTGGTGCCTAACCAGACGCCGGAGCGCGTGCAGCGGCTGTTCGAGGCGCATCTCGCGCGTCAGGGGTGGTTCGTGACGCACGACAGCGCGACGACCGCCGTGCGCCTCGCGCATCCCAAGGTCGTGCGCGTGCAATGGGGGAGCGGCTATCCGGCGAGCCGCGCCCCGATGGACGGCCCGTTCGGCCGCGCGGTGATCGCCGCCCTGCGCGACGGCGCCGCCGAGCCGCCGCTCGTCATCCCCACCACCGGCGGCAGCGGCCCCGCGTACCTGTTCGAGCAGGTGCTGAAGGTCCCGATGATCTCGCTGCCGATCGCGAACTTCGACGACAACCAGCACGCCGCGGACGAGAACCTGAAGCTGAAGAACCTGTGGGACGGCATCGAGACGTACGCGGCGCTGCTCGCGGGGATGGGGAAGACGTGGGGGGCGGCGGTGACGCCGTGA
- a CDS encoding metallophosphoesterase family protein, translated as MPAIPRLTVRSLLVLSLTAAGAAAQPPAVDSVHAITRPREPLPSEGASAGVTRFSFIVYGDTRGRRDGADVQYEHSLVVESMLRTIDRMRAGPDPVRFILQSGDAVVNGRDPAQWNVSFVGLINRLTTQGGVPYFLAPGNHDVTSAADLANPGRQAGLANYLRAMSQLIPPDGATRRLTGYPAYAFGYGNTFVLAFDSNIADDSTQLAWVRSQLVGLDRRRYRHVVAFFHHPAFSSGPHGGATVERPTAALRAKYMPLFRKYDVQLLVTGHEHLFEHWVERYRDSTGRARRIDQLVSGGGGAPLYGYQGEPDLRAYVAAAAADSVRVEHLARPGLDPGDNAYHYIVVHVDGERLWLDVIGVDWGSNFRPYRSARQTLGDVP; from the coding sequence ATGCCCGCCATCCCGCGCCTCACCGTCCGGTCCCTCCTCGTCCTGTCGCTCACCGCCGCCGGGGCCGCCGCGCAGCCGCCGGCCGTCGACAGCGTGCACGCCATCACCCGCCCGCGCGAGCCGCTGCCGAGCGAGGGCGCGAGCGCGGGGGTCACGCGCTTCTCCTTCATCGTCTACGGAGACACGCGCGGCCGCCGCGACGGCGCCGACGTGCAGTACGAGCACTCGCTCGTGGTCGAGTCGATGCTGCGGACCATCGACCGGATGCGCGCCGGCCCCGATCCGGTGCGCTTCATCCTGCAGAGCGGCGACGCGGTCGTGAACGGCCGCGATCCGGCGCAGTGGAACGTGAGCTTCGTCGGTCTCATCAACCGGCTCACGACGCAGGGCGGCGTACCGTACTTCCTCGCGCCGGGCAACCACGACGTGACGTCGGCCGCCGACCTCGCGAACCCCGGACGACAGGCGGGGCTCGCGAACTACCTGCGCGCGATGTCGCAGCTCATCCCGCCCGACGGCGCGACGCGCCGCCTAACGGGATACCCCGCGTACGCGTTCGGCTACGGCAACACGTTCGTGCTCGCGTTCGACTCGAACATCGCCGACGATTCGACGCAGCTCGCGTGGGTGCGCTCGCAGCTCGTGGGCCTCGACCGCCGGCGCTACCGGCACGTCGTCGCGTTCTTCCATCACCCGGCGTTCTCGTCGGGCCCGCACGGCGGCGCGACGGTGGAGCGTCCGACGGCGGCGCTCCGCGCGAAGTACATGCCGCTGTTCCGGAAGTACGACGTGCAGCTCCTCGTGACGGGACACGAGCACCTGTTCGAGCATTGGGTGGAGCGCTACCGCGACTCCACCGGCCGCGCGCGGCGCATCGACCAGCTCGTGAGCGGCGGCGGGGGCGCACCGCTCTACGGCTATCAGGGCGAGCCGGACCTGCGCGCGTACGTCGCCGCGGCGGCCGCCGACTCGGTGCGGGTCGAGCACCTCGCGCGCCCGGGACTGGACCCGGGCGACAACGCGTACCACTACATCGTCGTGCACGTGGACGGCGAGCGGCTGTGGCTCGACGTGATCGGCGTGGACTGGGGCAGCAACTTCCGCCCGTACCGCAGCGCGCGGCAGACGTTAGGCGATGTGCCTTGA
- a CDS encoding serine/threonine-protein kinase, whose product MTDALRQALQSSLGTGFLIERELGGGGMSRVFVAHDDTLGRRVVVKVLSPELSAALSGALSVERFEREIRTAARLQHPHVVAVLTAGATAEGLPYFTMPFVEGESLRHRLVREGRLPVDDAVAVLRDVAKALAYAHERGVVHRDVKPDNVLLSGGAAVVTDFGIAKALSAAAGNGAAQPSSRSDALTQLGVALGTPAYMAPEQAAGDPDVDHRADLYALGCVAFELLAGRPPFGDRPPRRALAAHLTEPAPDVRGPRPDTPPALADLVARLLAKDAAARPQSAADVLRALDRVTPGGAASDPMPLGTALRRALAVYAAAFVVVAALARTVVATTGVPDWVFPGALLLAALGLPALLATAYVQHAARRAPVSTPSTLAAIAVRAGPHVSWRRTARWSASLLGVFAAVVGGVMALRAMGVGPARSLLAAGAIEARAPIVVTDFTAVGDTSLGPVLAEAVRSDLEQSNAVRLLGPDELADALRRMQRPPGTRVDLALARELAQREGFGAIVDGAAKQLGTTYLLTLRLVSADSGRELAAYHETASDAAQLIPTLGRMTRRLRGRMGESLKAVRESQPLEQATTTSLPALRKYTEAIRERGRNQTGRAVTLLREAIALDTGFVSAYARLGAYITSVNSDVAQAEWAVSQAFARRDRLPEAERLLVEQYYYGGGPPRVRDAARVLRAAEEGLALRPHDWYAVQSVAMAAANVGDLRRADSLLRRAIELQGSTPSLVAYGNLANVMIAERRAPSAVDSIYRVIIARFPDPAVSAPVRVSLAYLRGDYAGASDAARAQCAARITEPRDRESCAGSTAAEYELALGHVREFERGLGLASTRARNVRPLAAIVQAARLGAARAWVLGDRAGAARLLDSALVVNPLDSLPEANRPYPALAWAYAATGRADRAATFLAAAERRWAGATDAAIVRDRAMVRAVVALGAGRAREAIPALAAAAASPCGAACRGGAPFGFGQNPHALLAYAYDLAGRPDSALASYERFIEVSHVTAAGFNLFAAGSWKRIGELAEATGDVPKAIAAYERFVTLWKDADPELQPKVREVRDRLARLRAREARRR is encoded by the coding sequence ATGACCGACGCGCTGCGGCAGGCGTTGCAGTCGTCGTTAGGCACCGGGTTCCTCATCGAGCGAGAGCTCGGCGGCGGCGGGATGTCGCGCGTGTTCGTGGCCCACGACGACACGCTCGGTCGCCGCGTGGTCGTGAAGGTGCTCTCGCCGGAGCTGTCGGCCGCGCTGTCGGGCGCGCTGTCGGTCGAGCGGTTCGAGCGAGAGATCCGCACGGCCGCGCGGCTGCAGCACCCGCACGTGGTCGCGGTCCTCACCGCCGGCGCGACCGCCGAGGGACTCCCCTACTTCACGATGCCGTTCGTCGAGGGGGAGAGCCTCCGCCATCGCCTCGTCCGCGAGGGGCGCCTGCCGGTGGACGACGCGGTCGCCGTGCTGCGCGACGTGGCGAAGGCGCTCGCCTACGCGCACGAGCGCGGCGTCGTGCACCGCGACGTCAAGCCGGACAACGTGCTGCTCTCCGGCGGCGCCGCGGTCGTCACCGACTTCGGCATCGCGAAGGCGCTCTCCGCGGCGGCAGGCAACGGCGCCGCGCAGCCGTCGTCGAGATCCGACGCGCTCACGCAGCTCGGCGTCGCGTTGGGCACCCCGGCGTACATGGCGCCGGAGCAGGCCGCGGGCGATCCCGACGTGGACCACCGCGCGGACCTCTACGCGCTCGGCTGCGTGGCGTTCGAGCTGCTCGCCGGCCGACCGCCGTTCGGCGATCGACCGCCGCGCCGCGCGCTCGCGGCCCACCTGACCGAGCCGGCGCCCGACGTGCGCGGTCCGCGCCCGGACACCCCGCCGGCGCTCGCCGACCTCGTCGCGCGACTGCTCGCGAAGGACGCGGCGGCGCGCCCGCAGTCCGCGGCCGACGTGCTCCGCGCGCTCGACCGCGTCACGCCGGGCGGAGCCGCATCGGACCCGATGCCGTTAGGCACGGCGCTCCGGCGCGCGCTCGCCGTCTACGCCGCGGCGTTCGTCGTCGTCGCGGCGCTCGCCCGGACCGTTGTCGCCACCACCGGCGTGCCGGACTGGGTCTTCCCCGGCGCGCTGCTGCTCGCCGCGCTCGGCCTCCCGGCGCTCCTCGCGACGGCGTACGTGCAGCACGCCGCGCGCCGCGCGCCCGTCTCGACGCCGTCGACGCTCGCGGCCATCGCCGTTCGCGCGGGGCCGCACGTGAGCTGGCGGCGCACGGCGCGGTGGAGCGCGTCGCTGCTCGGCGTGTTCGCCGCGGTGGTCGGCGGCGTCATGGCGCTCCGCGCGATGGGCGTGGGGCCCGCGCGTTCGCTGCTCGCCGCGGGCGCGATCGAGGCCCGCGCCCCGATCGTCGTCACCGACTTCACCGCCGTGGGAGACACGTCGTTAGGCCCGGTGCTCGCCGAGGCGGTGCGGTCGGACCTCGAGCAGTCGAACGCCGTGAGGCTGCTCGGCCCCGACGAGCTGGCCGACGCGCTGCGCCGCATGCAGCGCCCGCCGGGCACGCGCGTCGACCTCGCGCTCGCGCGCGAGCTGGCGCAGCGCGAGGGCTTCGGCGCGATCGTCGACGGCGCGGCGAAGCAGCTCGGCACGACCTACCTGCTCACGCTGCGCCTCGTCAGCGCCGACAGCGGCCGCGAGCTCGCCGCCTACCACGAGACGGCGAGCGACGCCGCGCAGCTGATCCCGACGCTCGGCCGCATGACGCGCCGCCTGCGCGGGCGCATGGGCGAGTCGCTGAAGGCGGTGCGCGAGAGCCAGCCGCTGGAGCAGGCGACGACGACGTCGCTGCCGGCGCTGCGCAAGTACACCGAGGCGATCCGCGAGCGCGGCCGCAATCAGACCGGACGCGCCGTCACCCTGCTGCGCGAGGCGATCGCCCTGGACACGGGGTTCGTCTCGGCGTACGCGCGGCTCGGCGCCTACATCACGTCGGTCAACAGCGACGTCGCGCAGGCCGAGTGGGCGGTGTCGCAGGCGTTCGCCCGGCGCGACCGGCTCCCGGAGGCGGAACGACTGCTCGTGGAGCAGTACTACTACGGGGGCGGCCCGCCCCGCGTCCGCGACGCCGCCAGGGTGCTCCGCGCCGCCGAGGAGGGGCTCGCCCTGCGGCCGCACGACTGGTACGCGGTGCAGTCGGTCGCGATGGCCGCCGCGAACGTCGGCGACCTGCGGCGGGCCGACTCGCTCCTGCGTCGCGCGATCGAGCTGCAGGGGAGCACGCCGAGCCTCGTCGCGTACGGCAACCTGGCGAACGTGATGATCGCGGAGCGCCGGGCGCCGTCGGCGGTCGACTCGATCTACCGCGTGATCATCGCGCGCTTCCCCGACCCGGCGGTCTCGGCCCCCGTCCGCGTCTCCCTCGCGTATCTGCGCGGCGACTATGCCGGCGCCTCCGACGCCGCGCGCGCGCAGTGCGCGGCGCGCATCACCGAGCCGCGCGACCGCGAGTCGTGCGCGGGGTCGACGGCGGCCGAGTACGAGCTCGCGCTGGGGCACGTGCGCGAGTTCGAGCGGGGGCTCGGCCTCGCGTCGACGCGCGCGCGCAACGTGCGCCCACTCGCGGCGATCGTGCAGGCGGCCCGCCTCGGCGCCGCGCGCGCCTGGGTGCTCGGCGACCGCGCCGGCGCGGCCCGCCTCCTCGACTCCGCGCTCGTCGTGAACCCGCTCGACAGTCTCCCCGAGGCGAACCGTCCGTACCCGGCGCTCGCCTGGGCGTACGCGGCCACCGGCCGAGCCGACCGCGCCGCGACGTTCCTCGCCGCGGCCGAACGGCGCTGGGCCGGCGCGACCGACGCGGCGATCGTACGCGACCGCGCGATGGTGCGCGCGGTCGTCGCGTTAGGCGCGGGCCGGGCGCGCGAGGCCATTCCCGCCCTCGCCGCCGCGGCGGCCTCGCCGTGCGGCGCCGCGTGCCGCGGCGGCGCGCCGTTCGGGTTCGGGCAGAACCCGCACGCGCTGCTCGCCTACGCGTACGACCTCGCCGGACGGCCCGACTCGGCGCTCGCGAGCTACGAGCGGTTCATCGAGGTGAGCCACGTCACGGCCGCGGGCTTCAACCTGTTCGCCGCCGGAAGCTGGAAGCGTATCGGCGAGCTGGCGGAGGCGACCGGCGACGTCCCGAAGGCGATCGCCGCCTACGAGCGGTTCGTCACGCTCTGGAAGGATGCCGACCCCGAGCTCCAGCCGAAGGTGCGCGAGGTGCGCGACCGGCTGGCGCGGCTGCGCGCGCGGGAAGCCCGGCGGCGGTGA
- a CDS encoding threonine/serine ThrE exporter family protein: MTEPVQSTSYPFIERRRSEPDPAAVAFVLGLARALHAHGYSAGRMEDILGVTSDRLGLKGHQFFSTPTSIMASFGDDRRQRTFLVRVEPGEVSLAKLAELERVSVDVARGRVAPADGSAAIARIVAARPLYGPVLTTLAFGVVSGASCQFLGGGAHEILVASILGLGLGVFSLVAQSHPRVGRVFEPLASFLVSLAAIGLAHLVGPLSVLVATISGLIVLMPGLTLTTAMSELATRHLASGTARLSGAFITFLSIVFGVALGNAIGGAAFGVPAAVDPWHFPAWANLVALVLAPMCFTVILRAEPRDLPWIVAASALGYVAGRLGASALGAELGAFAGSFAVTLASAGYERWRQRPAAVVLVPGILLLVPGSIGFRSLLSLMDREAVVGLQTAFSMTMTAVALAAGLLIAGVVAPESRVRGVARH; encoded by the coding sequence GTGACGGAACCCGTCCAGTCCACGTCGTACCCGTTCATCGAACGCCGCCGCAGCGAGCCCGATCCCGCCGCGGTGGCGTTCGTGCTCGGGCTCGCGCGCGCACTGCACGCGCACGGCTACTCCGCCGGCCGGATGGAGGACATCCTCGGCGTCACCTCCGACCGCCTCGGCCTGAAGGGCCACCAGTTCTTCTCCACGCCGACGTCGATCATGGCGTCGTTCGGCGACGACAGGCGGCAGCGCACGTTCCTCGTGCGCGTGGAGCCGGGCGAGGTGAGCCTCGCGAAGCTCGCGGAGCTCGAGCGTGTGTCGGTGGACGTCGCGCGCGGCCGCGTCGCGCCGGCCGACGGCAGCGCGGCGATCGCCCGCATCGTCGCCGCGCGACCGCTCTACGGCCCCGTGCTCACGACGCTGGCGTTCGGCGTCGTGTCCGGCGCGTCGTGCCAGTTCCTCGGCGGCGGCGCGCACGAGATCCTCGTCGCGTCGATCCTCGGCCTCGGGCTCGGCGTCTTCTCGCTCGTCGCGCAGTCGCACCCGCGCGTCGGGCGCGTCTTCGAGCCGCTCGCGTCGTTCCTCGTGAGCCTCGCCGCGATCGGGCTCGCGCATCTCGTCGGGCCGCTCTCCGTGCTCGTGGCGACGATCTCCGGGCTCATCGTGCTCATGCCCGGCCTCACGCTCACCACCGCCATGAGCGAGCTCGCGACGCGGCACCTCGCGTCGGGCACGGCGCGGCTGAGCGGCGCGTTCATCACGTTCCTCTCGATCGTGTTCGGCGTCGCGCTCGGCAACGCGATCGGCGGCGCGGCGTTCGGCGTCCCGGCGGCCGTCGATCCGTGGCACTTTCCGGCGTGGGCGAACCTCGTCGCGCTGGTGCTCGCGCCGATGTGCTTCACCGTGATTCTCCGCGCGGAGCCGCGCGATCTGCCGTGGATCGTCGCCGCGAGCGCGTTAGGCTACGTCGCCGGCCGACTCGGCGCTTCCGCGCTGGGCGCGGAGCTCGGCGCGTTCGCCGGCTCGTTCGCCGTCACGCTCGCGAGCGCGGGCTACGAGCGGTGGCGCCAGCGGCCGGCCGCGGTGGTGCTGGTGCCCGGCATCCTGCTCCTCGTCCCCGGCAGCATCGGCTTCCGCAGCCTGCTGTCGCTCATGGACCGCGAGGCCGTCGTCGGGCTGCAGACCGCGTTCAGCATGACGATGACCGCGGTGGCGCTCGCCGCGGGACTGCTCATCGCGGGCGTCGTCGCGCCGGAGTCGCGCGTGCGCGGGGTCGCTCGGCACTGA